The Cytophagia bacterium CHB2 genome has a window encoding:
- a CDS encoding energy transducer TonB, producing MRTAQAKIFRNGASRPRPASTTLDGIAATPPQRFSIAIVGSLLVHAVVFALWLSSSLVNKPEILEIREISYVDEAETPPEEKAPEVEPEVKPGEVDAFDNREAESSREFARTTAPSAPSTPSSNGIGNPFANGIPAGGGEPGPPAPNVEDFGVLKVMDGVADVASASEAVLSIPGAGKFLSNGHVSKNGADISASVMDGFLGGTGDGNGYGNGVDGIYEGLKGEIGGTGVKLGKVGRVTIERIGRVSGSREATTGGGGRSEESLRQVMMENMGRLQYIYTKYLKNGMQAHGKVEVEVTIAANGKVDAVEILSSQIVIAAFQNEIVDAVRRWKYQPIARGYMKVVYPMVFVQMN from the coding sequence ATGAGGACAGCGCAGGCCAAAATTTTCAGAAATGGTGCATCTCGCCCGCGGCCGGCTTCCACGACGTTGGACGGCATTGCCGCCACCCCTCCTCAACGCTTCAGCATTGCCATCGTTGGTTCTCTGCTCGTGCATGCCGTTGTTTTCGCGTTGTGGCTGTCATCTTCGCTGGTTAACAAGCCCGAAATTTTGGAAATTCGCGAGATCAGTTATGTCGATGAAGCTGAAACGCCGCCTGAAGAAAAAGCGCCGGAAGTCGAGCCAGAGGTTAAGCCCGGGGAGGTCGATGCTTTTGATAATCGTGAAGCCGAGAGCAGCCGCGAGTTTGCCCGGACAACGGCGCCAAGCGCGCCGAGCACGCCCAGCTCAAATGGCATCGGCAATCCGTTTGCGAACGGTATTCCAGCGGGCGGCGGAGAGCCGGGCCCGCCCGCGCCTAACGTCGAAGATTTCGGCGTGCTCAAAGTAATGGATGGCGTTGCGGATGTCGCAAGCGCGAGCGAAGCCGTGTTAAGCATTCCGGGCGCGGGAAAATTTCTCAGCAACGGCCACGTCAGCAAGAACGGCGCGGATATCAGCGCGAGTGTGATGGACGGCTTTCTCGGCGGCACCGGAGACGGCAACGGATACGGCAATGGTGTGGACGGCATTTATGAAGGACTCAAGGGCGAAATTGGCGGCACCGGCGTCAAACTCGGAAAAGTCGGGCGGGTGACGATTGAGCGCATTGGCCGCGTCAGCGGCAGCCGGGAGGCCACAACCGGAGGCGGCGGCCGTTCCGAAGAATCCTTGCGCCAGGTGATGATGGAAAATATGGGCCGTTTGCAATACATCTACACAAAGTATTTGAAGAACGGCATGCAAGCGCATGGCAAAGTTGAAGTCGAAGTGACCATTGCCGCAAATGGGAAAGTTGACGCGGTGGAGATCCTGTCGTCACAGATTGTGATTGCGGCATTTCAGAATGAGATTGTCGATGCCGTTCGGCGCTGGAAATATCAACCCATCGCCCGCGGCTACATGAAAGTGGTGTATCCGATGGTTTTTGTCCAGATGAACTAA